The Pseudomonas baetica genome includes a region encoding these proteins:
- a CDS encoding PepSY domain-containing protein, translating into MLKKTLFQLHWFFGITAGLVLALMGITGAAYSFQDEILRALNPSVLQVEKQVAGVLPPVELVEHIEATSGKKVSMLSVETESGHAAKVFFTPPKGERRGEMRYFDPYTGEFMGNAVGQDFFGLMLQLHRFLAMGDTGRNITGACTLILVFFCLSGLYLRWPRHWNSWRVWLTLDWKKKGRAFNWDLHSVAGTWCLLVYLLLALTGLSWSYEWYNKGLTKLLSDAPQNERVRGGRGHAPQGPAPTADYAAMWSSIYSAAGPGLSAYNIRMPAVAGQPATVFYLLDSSPHDRALNQITLDPATGIVKRVDRYADKSFKAQLLTSIYALHVGSYFGLVGRIIITLAAVCMPLFFITGWLLYLDRRRKKKQIKDARKGLEQPAGDAPAWLIGFASQSGFAEQLAWQTAGQLQAAGLPVKVQPLASVSEQDLRDSTNALFVVSTFGDGEAPDSARGFERKVLGKASTFDNLNYAVLGLGDRQYQHFCGFAKRLHQWLGEHGGKTLFAPVEVDSGDPYALSHWQTQLGLLTGQAPVDTWQAPSYDNWTLVRRELMNPDSSGAPVYLLGLSAPSTSSWLAGDLVEVLPRNCPWVIEHFLDGLGIRGETMVKINGLEEPLEVALASRQLPEHRAHLVGLHAQALVDAMVPLAMREYSIASIAADGLLELIVRQEQHSDGSLGIGSGWLTEHAPVGGSISLRVRRNSGFHLPNEPVPMILLGNGTGLAGLRSLLKARIADGQQRQWLLFGERNREHDYLCRAELEEWLINGDLERLDLAFSRDQAEKIYVQDRLRESAEELKKWLADGAVIYICGSLQGMASGVDQVLNDILGAADVERLIEQGRYRRDVY; encoded by the coding sequence GTGTTGAAGAAAACCCTGTTCCAGTTGCACTGGTTTTTTGGCATCACTGCCGGCCTGGTGCTGGCCTTGATGGGCATCACCGGCGCGGCCTATTCGTTCCAGGACGAGATCCTGCGGGCGCTGAATCCCTCGGTGTTGCAGGTGGAGAAACAAGTCGCCGGCGTCCTGCCTCCGGTCGAACTGGTGGAGCACATCGAAGCCACCTCGGGCAAGAAAGTCTCGATGCTGTCGGTGGAGACCGAAAGCGGCCACGCGGCGAAAGTATTCTTCACCCCACCCAAGGGTGAACGTCGCGGCGAAATGCGCTACTTCGATCCGTATACCGGCGAGTTCATGGGCAACGCCGTCGGCCAGGATTTCTTTGGGCTGATGTTGCAACTGCACCGCTTCCTCGCCATGGGCGACACCGGGCGCAACATCACCGGCGCCTGCACGCTGATCCTGGTGTTTTTCTGCCTCTCCGGGCTGTACCTGCGCTGGCCGCGCCATTGGAACAGCTGGCGCGTGTGGCTGACCCTCGACTGGAAGAAAAAGGGCCGCGCCTTCAATTGGGACCTGCACTCTGTGGCCGGCACCTGGTGCCTGTTGGTGTATCTGCTACTGGCGTTGACCGGGCTGTCCTGGTCGTACGAGTGGTACAACAAGGGCCTGACCAAACTACTTTCCGACGCCCCGCAAAACGAACGCGTACGCGGTGGTCGCGGACATGCGCCGCAAGGTCCGGCGCCGACCGCCGACTATGCCGCGATGTGGAGCAGCATCTACAGCGCCGCCGGCCCAGGCCTGTCCGCTTACAACATCCGCATGCCGGCCGTGGCCGGTCAACCGGCGACGGTGTTCTACCTGCTCGACAGCTCTCCGCATGATCGCGCGTTGAACCAGATCACCCTCGACCCGGCCACCGGCATCGTCAAACGCGTCGACCGCTACGCCGATAAAAGCTTCAAGGCACAACTGCTGACCAGCATTTATGCGTTGCACGTCGGCAGCTATTTCGGTCTGGTCGGACGGATCATCATCACCCTCGCGGCGGTGTGCATGCCGCTGTTCTTCATCACCGGTTGGCTGTTGTATCTGGATCGTCGCCGCAAGAAAAAGCAGATCAAGGACGCACGCAAAGGTCTCGAACAACCGGCCGGCGATGCTCCGGCGTGGCTGATCGGTTTCGCCAGCCAGAGTGGATTCGCCGAACAACTGGCCTGGCAGACTGCCGGCCAGTTGCAGGCCGCCGGGTTGCCGGTGAAGGTGCAGCCGCTGGCCAGTGTCAGCGAGCAGGATCTGCGTGACTCAACCAATGCGCTGTTCGTGGTCAGCACCTTCGGCGACGGCGAAGCACCGGACAGTGCCCGAGGTTTCGAGCGCAAAGTGCTGGGCAAAGCCTCGACGTTCGACAATTTGAACTACGCAGTACTTGGACTCGGTGATCGTCAGTATCAGCACTTCTGCGGCTTCGCCAAACGCCTGCATCAGTGGCTGGGCGAACACGGCGGCAAAACCCTGTTTGCCCCGGTGGAAGTCGACAGCGGCGATCCGTACGCGCTGAGCCATTGGCAAACCCAACTGGGCCTGCTCACCGGGCAAGCACCGGTCGACACCTGGCAGGCGCCGAGCTACGACAACTGGACGCTGGTGCGCCGTGAACTGATGAACCCGGACAGCAGCGGTGCGCCGGTTTATCTGCTGGGCCTCAGCGCACCGAGTACCAGCAGTTGGCTGGCCGGCGATCTGGTGGAAGTGCTGCCGCGCAACTGCCCTTGGGTCATCGAGCACTTCCTCGACGGCCTCGGTATTCGTGGCGAGACAATGGTGAAAATCAACGGCCTCGAAGAGCCGCTTGAAGTGGCACTGGCCTCGCGCCAACTGCCCGAACATCGTGCGCATCTGGTGGGCCTGCACGCGCAGGCACTGGTCGATGCCATGGTGCCACTGGCCATGCGCGAATACTCGATCGCCTCGATAGCCGCCGACGGCTTGCTGGAGTTGATCGTGCGCCAGGAGCAGCACAGCGACGGCAGCCTCGGAATTGGCTCCGGCTGGTTGACCGAACATGCGCCGGTGGGTGGCAGCATCAGTTTGCGCGTGCGCCGAAACAGCGGTTTCCACCTGCCGAACGAGCCGGTGCCGATGATTCTGCTGGGCAACGGCACAGGGCTGGCCGGGTTACGCAGCTTGCTCAAGGCGCGGATTGCCGACGGTCAGCAACGCCAGTGGTTGCTGTTTGGCGAACGCAATCGAGAACACGATTACTTGTGCCGAGCGGAGCTGGAAGAGTGGTTGATCAACGGCGATCTGGAGCGGCTGGATCTGGCGTTTTCGCGGGATCAGGCCGAGAAGATTTATGTGCAGGATCGGTTGCGTGAGTCGGCTGAAGAGTTGAAGAAATGGCTGGCCGACGGTGCTGTCATCTATATCTGCGGCAGTTTGCAGGGGATGGCATCAGGCGTGGATCAGGTGCTCAACGACATCCTCGGCGCCGCCGACGTTGAACGTCTGATCGAACAGGGCCGATACCGCAGGGACGTTTACTGA
- the pfkB gene encoding 1-phosphofructokinase encodes MAKILTLTLNPALDLTVELPVLAAGQVNRSDEMHTHAAGKGVNVAQVLADLGHQLTVSGFLGEDNLQAFETLFAKRGFVDAFVRVPGETRSNIKVAERDGRITDINGPGPVVDAAAQQALLDRLVQIAPGHDAVVVAGSLPRGVTAQWLRELIERLNSLGLKVALDSSGEALRQALKAGPWLIKPNTEELADALGCEVVSHAAEAQAAAQLHAQGIEHVVISHGADGVNWFSVGSALHASPPKVSVASTVGAGDSLLAGMLHGLLSADTPEQTLRTATAIAAMAVTQIGFGINDAAQLAQLEQGVRVRPLTEQ; translated from the coding sequence ATGGCCAAGATTCTCACCCTGACCCTCAACCCGGCGCTGGACCTCACGGTCGAGCTGCCAGTGTTGGCTGCCGGTCAGGTCAACCGCAGCGACGAGATGCACACCCACGCCGCCGGCAAAGGCGTGAACGTCGCGCAGGTGCTGGCCGACCTTGGCCACCAACTGACGGTCAGCGGCTTTCTCGGCGAAGACAATCTGCAAGCGTTCGAGACCCTGTTCGCCAAGCGCGGTTTTGTCGATGCGTTTGTCCGTGTGCCGGGCGAGACGCGCAGCAATATCAAAGTCGCCGAGCGCGATGGCCGTATCACTGACATCAACGGCCCGGGGCCGGTGGTCGATGCTGCGGCGCAGCAGGCTTTGCTCGATCGTCTGGTGCAGATCGCGCCGGGGCACGACGCGGTGGTGGTCGCCGGCAGTCTGCCGCGCGGCGTGACTGCACAGTGGTTGCGTGAGCTGATCGAACGGCTCAACTCCCTCGGCCTGAAAGTCGCCCTCGACTCCAGCGGTGAAGCGTTGCGCCAAGCGCTGAAGGCTGGCCCGTGGCTGATCAAACCGAACACTGAAGAACTGGCTGATGCGCTCGGTTGCGAGGTGGTCTCCCACGCCGCCGAGGCGCAGGCAGCGGCGCAGTTGCACGCTCAAGGCATCGAGCACGTGGTGATCTCCCACGGCGCTGACGGCGTGAACTGGTTCAGCGTCGGCTCGGCGCTGCATGCTTCACCGCCGAAGGTCAGCGTCGCCAGTACCGTCGGTGCCGGTGACTCGCTATTGGCCGGCATGCTTCATGGGTTGCTCAGTGCCGATACGCCTGAGCAAACTTTGCGCACTGCCACGGCGATTGCCGCGATGGCGGTGACCCAGATCGGTTTTGGCATCAACGACGCCGCGCAACTGGCGCAGCTCGAACAGGGTGTGCGCGTGCGCCCCCTGACAGAACAATAA
- a CDS encoding alkaline phosphatase D family protein, producing MSDFNVGRRRVMQVVGAGLLMPSLAPAVIASVKDRPQLTDGVQSGDLQGDRAMIWSRSDRPARMVVEWDTRSQFRNPRRVVSALADAHSDFTARVELSGLPADQAIFYRVYFKDARTGVASEPWLGHLRSAPTARRNIRFVWSGDTVGQGFGINPDIGGMRIYEAMRLRLPDFFIHSGDTIYADGPVPAQLTTENGRIWRNITTEAKSKVAQTLDDYRGNYRYNLMDENIRRFNAEVPQIWQWDDHEVVNNWSPGKQLDERYQEKDIHTLVGRARKAWLEYSPMRLQAADGGGRIYRKISYGPMLDVFVLDMRSYRGANDDNLGAAKPFLGREQLDWLKRGLKKSKAQWKVIAADMPIGLGVPDGEVSPGVARWEAVANGDPGPAQGRELEIAELLGYLRAQQVRNFVFLTADVHYCAAHHYHPDRAAFQDFEPFWEFVAGPLNAGSFGPNPLDKTFGPEVVFEKAPPAQNTSPFAGFQFFGEVNIEGQSGEMSVVLRDLNGVAVFERKLQPV from the coding sequence ATGAGCGATTTCAATGTGGGTCGCCGGCGTGTCATGCAAGTGGTCGGCGCCGGGCTGCTGATGCCGAGCCTGGCACCGGCGGTGATTGCGTCGGTCAAGGATCGTCCGCAACTCACCGATGGCGTGCAGTCCGGCGACCTGCAAGGCGACCGCGCGATGATCTGGAGCCGCAGCGATCGTCCGGCGCGGATGGTGGTCGAGTGGGACACCCGCAGCCAGTTTCGCAATCCACGCCGGGTTGTCTCGGCGCTGGCCGATGCCCACAGCGATTTCACCGCCCGCGTTGAACTCAGCGGGCTGCCCGCCGATCAGGCGATTTTCTATCGCGTGTACTTCAAGGACGCCCGCACTGGCGTCGCCAGCGAACCGTGGCTTGGCCACTTGCGCAGTGCGCCGACAGCGCGGCGCAATATTCGCTTCGTCTGGAGTGGCGACACCGTCGGCCAGGGCTTCGGCATCAACCCGGACATCGGCGGCATGCGCATCTACGAAGCCATGCGCCTGCGCCTGCCGGACTTCTTTATCCACAGCGGCGACACCATCTACGCCGACGGTCCTGTGCCGGCTCAGCTGACCACCGAAAACGGTCGGATATGGCGCAACATCACCACCGAAGCCAAGAGCAAAGTCGCCCAGACCCTCGACGACTATCGCGGCAACTACCGCTACAACCTGATGGACGAAAACATCCGCCGCTTCAATGCCGAAGTGCCGCAGATCTGGCAGTGGGACGACCATGAAGTGGTCAACAACTGGTCGCCCGGCAAGCAACTCGACGAGCGTTATCAGGAGAAAGATATCCACACCCTCGTCGGGCGTGCACGCAAGGCCTGGCTGGAGTATTCGCCGATGCGTCTGCAGGCTGCCGACGGTGGCGGGCGGATCTATCGCAAGATCAGTTATGGGCCGATGCTCGATGTGTTTGTGCTCGACATGCGCAGTTATCGCGGGGCCAACGATGACAATCTCGGGGCGGCTAAACCATTTTTGGGGCGCGAGCAACTGGACTGGCTCAAGCGTGGCTTGAAGAAATCGAAAGCCCAGTGGAAGGTGATCGCCGCCGACATGCCGATTGGTCTTGGTGTGCCTGATGGCGAGGTGAGTCCGGGCGTGGCGCGATGGGAAGCAGTGGCCAACGGCGATCCGGGGCCGGCGCAGGGCCGTGAGCTGGAAATCGCTGAATTGCTTGGTTATCTGCGGGCGCAACAGGTGCGCAATTTTGTCTTTCTGACGGCAGACGTGCATTACTGCGCGGCGCATCACTACCACCCGGATCGTGCGGCGTTTCAGGATTTTGAACCGTTCTGGGAGTTCGTCGCGGGGCCGTTGAATGCCGGGAGTTTTGGGCCTAATCCGCTGGATAAGACGTTTGGGCCTGAGGTGGTATTCGAGAAGGCGCCGCCGGCACAGAACACTTCACCGTTTGCCGGGTTTCAGTTTTTTGGCGAGGTCAATATTGAAGGGCAGAGTGGGGAGATGAGTGTGGTGTTGCGGGATTTGAATGGGGTGGCGGTGTTTGAGCGGAAGTTGCAGCCCGTTTGA
- a CDS encoding TonB-dependent receptor yields MARQHTQVPVSSPRLLASAIGVAITAGSAGHMVFAAEKTDSKAAGNAIALDATSITGEAQDATSYQVEKASSPKYTAPLVDTPRSVTVIPQQVLKDTGALNMQDALRTVPGITFGAGEGGNPQGDRPFIRGFDAQGDTYLDGVRDTGSQSREIFAVENIEVSKGPNSAIGGRGAAGGSINLVSKKAHLGNSFDGGFTWGSDQTQRYTLDGNYQFSDTAAGRLNLMSHESNVAGRDKVDYDRWGIAPSLAFGLGTDTRVNLDYYHLESNDTPDAGIPYTIPTGGSAARTKSNPDKPYAGGDHSNFYGLDRDFRKGRTDTATFAIEHDLSDSLTIKNTLRHGTSMQDYILTQPDDSKGNVNNGSVWRRANTRVSNTETTTNQTDLFGNFYVAGFKNSFSTGVEYTREQSQKSSYNVNTDTTPRTSAATTNCTPSMIGASSGYNCTSLSNPNPNDPWNGAISRNYAGTDTEANTYALYVFDTLELSEQWLVNMGLRYDHFDTEYKTYTAAGATTSKGDDTSEFVTGQFGVVYKPAENGSIYASYATSATPPGNTLGEGQEGNPLGGTPDRSGNLLSSDMEPETTKNYEIGTKWDLLNDRLSLTADIFRTEKENARVQVDTTSYENAGKTRVQGIELSASGKITDKWQVFAGYAYMDSEQVDGGPLGRANDGNELPNTPKNSASLWTTYQVTPKLTLGGGAFYVDDVFGNVANTTMVDSYVRYDAMAAYKLSKNVDLQLNVQNLTNETYYDKAFSTHFANQAAGRTALLSTNFHF; encoded by the coding sequence TCTGCTCGCCTCTGCAATCGGTGTGGCTATCACCGCCGGCTCCGCTGGCCACATGGTGTTCGCCGCTGAAAAGACCGACAGCAAAGCTGCCGGCAATGCCATTGCCCTGGACGCCACGTCGATCACTGGCGAAGCCCAGGACGCGACCTCCTATCAGGTCGAAAAAGCCTCCTCACCCAAGTACACCGCGCCGCTGGTCGACACGCCGCGCTCGGTGACCGTTATTCCGCAACAAGTCCTCAAGGACACCGGCGCCCTGAACATGCAGGACGCGCTGCGCACCGTGCCGGGCATCACTTTCGGTGCCGGTGAAGGCGGCAACCCGCAGGGCGACCGTCCGTTCATCCGCGGTTTCGACGCCCAGGGCGACACTTACCTTGACGGCGTGCGTGACACCGGTTCGCAGAGCCGCGAAATCTTCGCCGTCGAAAACATCGAAGTCAGCAAGGGCCCGAACTCCGCTATCGGTGGTCGCGGCGCGGCGGGCGGCAGCATCAACCTGGTGAGCAAAAAAGCGCATCTGGGTAACTCGTTCGATGGCGGCTTCACCTGGGGCTCCGACCAGACTCAGCGCTACACCCTCGACGGCAACTACCAGTTCAGCGACACCGCTGCCGGCCGTCTGAATCTGATGAGCCACGAGAGCAACGTCGCCGGTCGTGACAAAGTCGATTACGACCGCTGGGGCATCGCGCCGTCGCTGGCGTTCGGCCTGGGCACCGACACCCGCGTCAACCTCGATTACTACCACCTCGAAAGCAATGACACCCCGGATGCGGGCATCCCGTACACCATCCCGACCGGTGGCTCGGCAGCACGCACCAAGTCCAATCCGGACAAGCCGTACGCCGGCGGTGACCACAGCAATTTCTACGGTCTGGATCGCGACTTCCGCAAGGGCCGCACCGACACCGCCACCTTCGCCATCGAGCATGATCTGAGCGACTCGCTGACGATCAAGAACACCCTGCGTCACGGCACCAGCATGCAGGATTACATCCTGACCCAGCCGGACGACAGCAAAGGCAACGTCAACAACGGCAGCGTCTGGCGTCGTGCCAATACTCGCGTGAGCAACACCGAGACCACCACCAACCAGACCGACCTGTTCGGCAATTTCTACGTCGCCGGCTTCAAGAACAGCTTCTCCACGGGCGTCGAATACACCCGCGAGCAAAGCCAGAAGTCTTCGTATAACGTCAACACCGACACCACGCCGCGCACCAGCGCCGCGACCACCAACTGCACACCGTCGATGATCGGCGCGTCGAGCGGCTACAACTGCACCTCGCTGTCGAACCCGAACCCGAACGATCCGTGGAACGGCGCGATCTCGCGCAACTACGCCGGCACCGACACCGAGGCCAACACTTACGCGCTGTACGTGTTCGACACCCTGGAATTGTCCGAGCAGTGGCTGGTGAACATGGGCCTGCGTTACGACCACTTCGACACCGAGTACAAGACCTACACCGCTGCCGGCGCCACCACGTCCAAGGGCGATGACACCAGCGAGTTCGTCACCGGCCAGTTCGGCGTGGTCTACAAACCGGCAGAAAACGGCAGCATCTACGCCTCTTACGCAACCTCCGCTACCCCGCCGGGCAACACCCTCGGTGAGGGCCAGGAAGGCAACCCGTTGGGCGGTACCCCGGATCGCAGCGGCAACTTGCTGAGCAGCGACATGGAGCCGGAAACCACCAAGAACTACGAGATCGGCACCAAGTGGGATCTGCTCAACGACCGCCTGTCGCTGACCGCTGACATCTTCCGCACCGAGAAAGAAAACGCCCGTGTGCAAGTCGACACCACTTCGTACGAGAACGCCGGCAAGACCCGCGTGCAAGGTATCGAACTGTCGGCCAGCGGCAAGATCACCGACAAATGGCAAGTGTTCGCCGGCTACGCCTACATGGACAGCGAACAGGTCGATGGCGGTCCACTGGGTCGCGCCAACGATGGCAACGAACTGCCGAACACACCGAAAAACAGCGCCAGCCTGTGGACCACTTATCAGGTCACGCCGAAGCTGACCCTCGGTGGCGGTGCGTTCTACGTCGACGACGTGTTCGGCAACGTGGCCAACACCACCATGGTCGATTCGTACGTACGTTACGACGCGATGGCGGCTTACAAGCTGAGCAAAAACGTCGACCTGCAACTCAACGTGCAAAACCTGACTAACGAAACCTATTACGACAAAGCCTTCTCGACCCACTTCGCCAACCAGGCGGCGGGCCGTACGGCGCTGTTGAGCACCAATTTCCACTTCTGA
- a CDS encoding PTS fructose-like transporter subunit IIB gives MKLAIVTACPNGMVTSVLCARLLDAAAQRQGWSTSVEVVDAAHPERELSAATIEAAEWVLLVATGNVDMTRFVGKRLFQIAPAQALQDVEAVLRRGAEEAEVYVASAAAPAAVEQRAPRIVAITACPTGVAHTFMAAEALQQTAKRLGYELQVETQGSVGAKTPLSATAIAEADVVLLAADIDVATERFAGKKIYRCGTGIALKQSEATLKKALAEGQQESAASDGKAPAKSEKTGVYKHLLTGVSYMLPMVVAGGLMIALSFVFGITAFKEEGTLAAALMQIGGETAFKLMVPLLAGYIAYSIADRPGLAPGMIGGLLASTLGAGFIGGIVAGFIAGYAAKAISRYVALPQSLEALKPILIIPLFASLFTGLVMIYVVGKPVAGMLAALTQFLDSMGTTNAILLGIVLGGMMCVDLGGPINKAAYAFSVGLLASQSYAPMAATMAAGMVPPIGLGIATFIARRKFAQTEREAGKAAFVLGLCFISEGAIPFAAKDPLRVIPASIAGGALTGALSMYFGCKLMAPHGGLFVLAIPNAINHALLYLLAIVAGSLLTAVVYATVKRPETVELAMEPAKA, from the coding sequence ATGAAGTTAGCCATTGTTACGGCTTGCCCGAACGGCATGGTCACCAGTGTGCTGTGCGCCCGCTTGCTCGATGCGGCGGCCCAGCGTCAGGGTTGGAGTACCAGCGTCGAAGTGGTCGATGCGGCGCATCCGGAACGTGAATTGTCGGCAGCGACCATCGAAGCGGCGGAGTGGGTGTTGCTGGTCGCCACCGGTAACGTCGACATGACGCGTTTCGTCGGCAAACGGCTCTTCCAGATTGCCCCGGCGCAGGCCCTGCAAGATGTCGAAGCGGTGTTGCGCCGTGGTGCTGAAGAAGCCGAAGTTTATGTCGCTAGCGCAGCCGCCCCGGCTGCCGTTGAGCAGCGTGCGCCGCGCATCGTCGCCATCACCGCCTGCCCGACCGGTGTTGCTCACACCTTCATGGCGGCGGAGGCTTTGCAGCAAACGGCCAAGCGTCTGGGCTATGAATTGCAGGTCGAAACGCAAGGCTCGGTCGGCGCGAAAACTCCGCTGAGCGCGACCGCGATTGCCGAGGCTGACGTGGTGCTGCTGGCGGCGGATATCGACGTCGCTACCGAGCGATTCGCCGGCAAGAAAATCTACCGCTGCGGCACTGGCATTGCATTGAAGCAATCCGAAGCCACGCTGAAAAAAGCCCTCGCCGAAGGTCAGCAGGAAAGCGCTGCCAGCGACGGCAAGGCACCGGCCAAATCGGAGAAAACCGGGGTCTACAAACACCTGCTGACCGGCGTTTCGTACATGTTGCCGATGGTGGTGGCGGGTGGTCTGATGATCGCGTTGTCGTTCGTCTTCGGCATCACCGCGTTCAAAGAGGAAGGCACGCTGGCGGCAGCGCTGATGCAGATCGGCGGCGAAACCGCGTTCAAGTTGATGGTGCCGCTGCTGGCCGGGTACATCGCCTATTCGATTGCCGACCGTCCGGGCCTGGCGCCGGGGATGATCGGCGGTTTGCTGGCGAGTACCTTGGGCGCCGGGTTTATCGGCGGGATTGTTGCCGGTTTTATCGCCGGTTATGCGGCCAAGGCCATCAGTCGATATGTTGCGTTGCCGCAAAGTCTTGAAGCGCTGAAACCGATTCTGATCATCCCGTTGTTCGCCAGCCTGTTCACCGGTCTGGTGATGATTTACGTGGTCGGCAAACCGGTGGCGGGCATGCTCGCCGCGCTCACGCAGTTTCTCGACAGCATGGGCACCACCAACGCGATCCTGCTGGGGATCGTGCTCGGCGGCATGATGTGCGTCGACCTCGGCGGGCCGATCAACAAAGCCGCGTATGCGTTCTCGGTGGGGCTACTGGCCTCGCAGAGTTACGCGCCGATGGCCGCGACCATGGCGGCGGGGATGGTGCCCCCGATTGGTCTGGGCATCGCCACGTTCATCGCCCGGCGCAAGTTTGCCCAAACTGAGCGCGAGGCCGGCAAGGCTGCCTTCGTGCTGGGGCTGTGCTTTATCTCCGAGGGGGCGATTCCGTTTGCCGCGAAAGACCCGTTGCGAGTGATTCCGGCGAGTATCGCTGGCGGTGCGTTGACCGGTGCGCTGTCGATGTACTTCGGCTGCAAACTGATGGCGCCGCACGGTGGCTTGTTTGTACTGGCGATCCCGAATGCGATCAATCATGCGCTGCTGTATCTGCTGGCGATTGTGGCGGGGAGTCTGCTGACGGCGGTGGTGTACGCGACAGTCAAACGGCCTGAAACCGTCGAGCTGGCAATGGAACCCGCCAAGGCCTGA